Sequence from the Maribellus comscasis genome:
TTTTCTTTCGGTATATTTGTAAGCATATTTATTTTTTAGTTTTATATGAAACCTGGCTTCCGGCACTTTAACATAAAATTAAACTTACTTTTTTGCCTGCTTTTATTGTATGTTTTTTCTTCGGCACAGGAAGAAAAGACTGTACGTGATTTAAATTTGTGGACAGAAGTAAAACTCGAAAAGAAGATAGTTAAAGGTCTTTATTTGTCGGCAGGCCAGCATCTGCGGTTGTTTAAAGATTTTACACAAGTTGACGATTACATTACAGAACTTGAACTTGAGTACAAAATCAACAAAAATTTTACACTGGGGGCAGCCGGTCGTTATACAAAGAACAGACATTACGACGACATTGTTGAAAATGACTACCGGTACGATTTTTATTTGGGCTACGACGGAAAACTCAGCCCCAAAACCAAGTTGTATTACCGGTTTAAATACCAAAAGGAATTTTACGGCTCGGGAGTTTTTGATCCTCATCTGCATTATTACGAAA
This genomic interval carries:
- a CDS encoding DUF2490 domain-containing protein, with the protein product MKPGFRHFNIKLNLLFCLLLLYVFSSAQEEKTVRDLNLWTEVKLEKKIVKGLYLSAGQHLRLFKDFTQVDDYITELELEYKINKNFTLGAAGRYTKNRHYDDIVENDYRYDFYLGYDGKLSPKTKLYYRFKYQKEFYGSGVFDPHLHYYETTFRNRIKIGWELNDNHRFYSSAEIFRLSKKSREPFFDKYRIFIGDDILTGFGEFDLAAGLDHELNTKNPCTCFILKVVYKISL